The Gammaproteobacteria bacterium DNA segment GCGCGTGGCGCGGTCCCGGAGGGCTACGTCCCCACCACCGAGAAGCGGGAAGTCCCGCTGTGGTCGGAGGCCAAGGTCGTTGAGATCCTCCGCTATACCGGGGATTTCACTGGAGAGATCTACCGGCTCACCAATACCTCGACTCAGGACATGCGGCTGGATGAGCGGGAAGTCGCGGCGCTCGCCACCGACATCAAGGCGGTGGCCATCCAGGACCACGTATTGGCGCCCGCGCAAAGCACCCGACTCTACCTGGTCAGGGAGGGTCGCTAGATGGAGGACAGCGCCCGCATCAAACGACGCCAGATCGGGCTAACCCTCGCCGCAGTCACGGCCGTGGTGTCGCTGGTGGTATTGGGGCTCTACCTCTCCGACCCCTCCCGGCGCATCAAACAGGCGGCGGGCGCCGGTGAGATCGTGAAGAGCTATCGCACACCCGCACAAAGCCTCGATCCCAGCGAGGTGTGGATCACGCGGTCGGAGACGGAACTCCATGATCTCAAGCACACCAACGAGGAACTGCGCCGTGACCTCACCGAGCTCCGCGACAAGCTCGAGCGCCTGCGGCGCCCGCAAGAGGAATCCAGCCGTCCCCTCGACCGGGCATTACCGCCGCTCCCGCCCCCGCCGCTCCCCACCCCGGATCTGTCGTTCGGCAAGGAGCCCGCGGCGCGGACCGACAGCGACAACGCATCGGCTTCCCTGGCCCAGCCGTTCCTCCCGCCACCCCCGTCACCGCCCAAAAGGGGTGACAGCGGCAACCCACGGGGAGCCACCCCGAGAAACACCCTCGGCTCCAGCATCCTGGTCGTTGATCTAACCGCGGAGTCGAATGTCACGACGACACATAAAACCGCGGGCGACACATCAGAGCCCGCCGGCAAGACCAGCGGCCACGATATCCACAACTTCCTGCCCGCCGGTGCGTTTGCCCAGGCGGTGATGCTCTCCGGACTCGATGCGCCGACCGGCGGGCTCGCCAAGACCAATCCCCAGCCGGTGCTGCTGCGCCTGCTGGACCACGGCACACTGCCCAATCGTTTCCGCTCCCGCATCCAGGAATGCTTCGTCACCGCCGCAGGCTACGGGGATCTCGCCTCGGAGCGCGCGTATCTGCGCCTCGAAAAGCTGAGCTGCGTGCTGCGCTCGGGGGAGGTCCTCGAAGCCGCCCTCAAGGGCTTCGTCACCGGCGAAGACGGCAAGGCGGGGCTGCGCGGCCGGGTGGTGAGTAAGCAGGGGCAGATGATCGCCCGGGCACTGATCGCCGGCGTGGCCGGGGGGATCGGCAGCGGTGTGGCCCAGTCATTTACCTCGTTGTCCACCAACGCGCTCGGGAATGTGCAAAGCATCGATCCCGGCAGGATCGCGCAATACGGTGTGGCCAATGGCTTTGCCTCGGCACTGGATCGCATCTCCCAGTGGTATCTGGAACGGGCCAACGAAATCTATCCCGTGCTCGAGGTGGATGCCGGCCGCCGCGTGGAGGTGGTCTTGAACGAGGGACTGGAGCTTGGCGTGGATTTGCATGACACGGGTAATAACACGGGAGAAACACCATGAAGAAATATCAACGCGCTTTGCTCGCACTGACCGCGATGCTGACGGCCCTGCTCGGGCCGGCAATCCCCGGGGCGGCGCAGGATTTTGCGCCCATCGAACAGGCCATCCGTCAGGCCCTGCCATCAACCAAGATCGATGCCATCCGTCCGTCCCCGATCCCGGGATTGATGGAGGTCGAAGCGGGTCGCAACGTTCTGTACGCGGACACCTCGGGACGGTGGTTGATGGTGGGCCACCTCTACGATCTGAAGACCTCTCATGATGTGACCGCCGAGCGCATCGATGCGCTGGCGCGCCTGAACTGGGGGGAGCTGCCGCTGGAGGCGGCGGTGCACTACGGCAACGGCCCCTTGAAGCTCGCCGTGTTCTCCGACCCCGAGTGTCCCTGGTGCCGCAAACTCCATGAATGGTTGCGCGATGTCAAAGGCATCGAGGTGTGGGAGATTATGTTTCCCGTCACCGAGCTGCATCCGGGCGCGCGCGACAAGGCGGTCAGCCTGCTCTGCCACCCGCGTCCGGTTGAGGCCCTCACACAAATCATGGCGGGACAGGCGCTGAAGGGCGAGGTCGCCACGAAAGACTGTCTCGAGCGCGCGCAACAACGCGTGGATCAGGCGATTGCCTTTGCGCATGCCCACCATATCGAGGGGACCCCCACCCTGGTCGCCGCCGATGGACGACTCCGCAGTGGCTACCTGCCTGCGGATCAACTCAAGGCCTGGCTCGAGGAATCCCCCAGGCAGGAGGGTGGTCATGACTAAGTCTCTCGTCGTTTTCTTCCTCTTGAGTCTGCTGGCCGGTTGCGCCAGCACCCCCAGGTACGCCTGCGGACTACCCAAGGGGGTCGGCTGCAAACCCGTCGGGGAGGTTTATCAGGCCTCCCTCGCCGGGACATTGGCTCGTAACCGACCCGGCCAGGAAGAGAAATCCCTGGATCAGCCATCGACCCTCGCCAAAGGCGGGAACACCGCCGTCGTCGCCACGGTGAAACCGAGCGACCCGCTGCTCTCGCCGCCGAAGCAGATCCGGGTATGGATCAAACGCTGGGAGGATGCAACGGGCGATCTGCACGATGAAACCTATCTCTATCTGCGCCTCGACAACGGTGCCTGGCGGCTCACCCCATGATCCGTGTCTCCGAAGTCCGGCAACGAATCGCCAACGAGATCCGGCGGTGGTTCCAGGAAGAGTCGCCCGGGGCGGCGTATGCGGCCGGCAAACTGCCGCCGTCGCTCCGCGCCGCCCGGGATCTCACGCGCAGTCACCGATTGTCTTCGTTGCTGCCCTACGAGCGCTTCGATCCGGAGACCCAGTTGTTCCATAGCCAGGACAGCATGGGATTCATGGTGGAGACGACGCCCGCCGTCGGACTCGGGGAGAACCAGCTCAAGGTGCTGAGCGGGCTGTTCACGCAGGGATTGATACCGGGCACCTCGGTGCAGATCCTGCTCTACGCCTCGCCGGACATCCTCCCCCTGCTGGATCACTGGGCCCTGGCCCGGCACGCAAGCCGTCCCGACGCTCAATCCAGGATATTCGAGTTTCTCGCCGGCAAGCGCGTCGATTACCTGCGCCGCGGCAACTGGCGCTCGCTGTTTTCGGATCAACCCATGCTGGTGCGGGATTTTCGGCTGTTCATCACCGTGGTGCGCCCCGTGATCCGCGGGACCGCCTGTACCGTCGTCGAGAGCGGCTGGCTGTCGCGCACCCGGGATGCCCTCCGGGGGATACTCTCGTCGGCGGGGCTGTCCAGCCGGACGATCGATGCCGAGGCCTTCCTCAATGTGATCGATACCCTGCTGAATCCCACCCCGGGGCGGCGCGTGCCGCTGCACTGGGAAGACGACCGCCTGCTGAACGAGCAGGCGGTCGATGCGGAAACCCTGCTGCTGGTCGGACGCGACGGCCTGACCCTGAGCCGGCGCGAGCATCTCGTCGAGGTGCGGCCCTACTCGGTGCGCCAGTACCCGCAGACCTGGGCCGGGTGGGGCATGAGCGATCTCATCGGCGATCTGTTCGGCAACTCCCTGCGGCTGCCCTGCCCGTTTCTCTACACCCTCACGGTGCACATGCCGGACCAGGTCTCGGCGGCGCATGGCGCCAAGATGAAGGCGGCCCGCGCGACCCAGATGACCGAATCGGGTATGGGGCGCTTTCTCCCCGCCTGGCGCGAACGCAAGCAGGATTGGGACTTCGTCACCCGACTGGTGGAAGACGGACACAAGCTGTTGAAATCGCATATTCAGCTGCTGTTGTTTCCGCTCCAGGGGGAAGGCGACTATGCCGAGCAACGACTCAACGCCTTGTTCGAGTCACGCGGGTGGACCCTGCAGAAGGACCGCTTCACGGCCGTGCCTGCCTTTCTCGCCGGCCTGCCGCTCATGCCGGGACCGGGCTTCGTGGAGGAGATGCGGGTGCTGGGACGTTTGCGCACCTCGCTGACCTGGTCGTGCATCAACACCGCACCGATGATCGGCGAGTGGAAGGGCACCGGCACGCCCCTCTTAATGCTGCTCGGCCGCCGCGGCCAGATCATGCACATCGATCCCTTCGACAACAAGAAGGGAAATTTCAACGTCGCCGTGGCGGCGGCGAGTGGGGCGGGTAAGAGTTTCTTCACCCAGGAGATGGTGACGAGTCTACTCGGTACTGGCGGCCGGGTCTGGGTGATCGACTCCGGGCGCAGCTACGAGCGACTGTGTCGCCTGGTCGGCGGCACCTACCTCGAGTTCTCGGAAGGCACGCAGATCAACCTCAACCCCTTCACCGGCCTGCGCGACATCGGGGAAGAGACGCCGATGCTGAAATCGGTGCTGGCGCAGATGGCTGCTCCGCACCAGGGTCTCAACAGCCTGCAGACCGCCTTTCTGGAGGAGGCCATCAAGGCCAGCTGGATCGAGAGGGGCGACCGTACCACCATCACCCAGGTCGCGGGGTGGTTGCTCGCCCACGAGGACGACAGCGCGCGCCGGGTCGGACGCATGCTCTATCCCTATACGCGGGAGGGCAGCTACGGTCATTTCTTCGAAGGCGAGGCCAATATCGATCTGAACAATCCCTTCGTGGTGCTGGAGCTTGGCGAACTCGATGCGAAACCCGACCTGCAGACCGTCGTCCTGCTGCTGCTCATGATGCGCATCACCGAGACCATGTATCTCGGCGACCGCAATCAACGCAAGCTGTGCATCATCGACGAGGCCTGGCGTTTGATGGGCAATGGCAACGCCGGTCAGTTCATCGAACAGGGGTATCGCACGGCGCGCAAGTTTGGTGGGGCGTTCATGACCATCACCCAGGGCATCGACGATTATTTCAAGTCCGGCACCTCCAAGGCCGCACTGGACAACGCCGACTGGGTGTTCCTGCTGCGCCAGAAACCCGAGTCGATCAAGGCGGCCGAGAACAGCGATCGCATCATGATGGACGACGCACTCCGAAAACTGCTCACCAGCGTGGACACCCAGCAGGGCAAGTATTCGGAGATCGCCATCATGGGTCCCGGCGGCACCACCGTCGGCCGGCTGGTGGTCGATCCCTTCGCCGAGAAGCTCTATTCCACTCGCGCCGAGGAGTATTCTGCGATCGAAGCGATGCAGCGCCAAGGAATGAGCCTGGTCGAGGCCATCGAGCAGCTGGTGAACACGGCGGAGGAACGGTAGATGAGCCGATGGCTGGCGGGGGTGTTGTTCGGGATCGCGGGCGGGCTGATCGCCCTGCTGGCCGAACGCATGCTGTACCCTCCTCCCGCGACCATTCAGGTCGACGTGGCGGCTCTGGTCTCGGAACACATGCGACGCCCCGAACTGATGAAGCTGTCGGAATCGGAACGATCGGTGGATGCGGCGCGGTTCGCCGCTCGTCTGGAACAGGAGACCGCGCGATTGGCCCACGAGTATGAAGCGGTCATACTCGCCTCTCCAGCGGTGATCACCGGCGCGCCCGATCTCACGGCCGTGTTGCGCAAGCGTCTCGAGGACAAAGCACCATGACGACCTCCGTCTGGCCTCCCGCCGCGGCAGAACTGCTGGTGAAGATCCGGCGCTTCAAGCGCTGGCTGGGCCTCACGCTCGCTATCATCGCATCGATTTGGCTGATATCCGTAGCATGTTCTCCATGGATTCGCCTCGGGATCAATGGCACAGAGAGCCTGCCGGGTCTGTTCTATTTGGTGTGGAAGAACGAGGTCCCCGAGACTCGCGGCGACCTGATCGCGTTCTATCCGCCCGCGAACCGCTTTTACTCTTCAAGAATGTTTTTCATCAAGAAGGCGATTGGCCTGCCGGGCGATATGGTCAGTCGCAAGGGAGAGGATTTCTACCTTAACGATGACTATATTGGCACCGCGAAAACACATTCACACTCCGGGGTTTTATTGAAGCCTGGTCCGACAGGCGTGATCCCGGAAGGCAAGTATTTCGTATGGACACCCCACCCTGACAGTTATGACTCCCGTTATGAAGACATTGGTTGGATTTCGAAAGAAAGTATTATCGGTCGCGCTGTGCGTCTGTTGTAGATGCGTATTCGCACAGGATCTCGGCGTTGTGGGACCTGTATACCCCATTGCCGAGCAGGATATGCTCGTGACCATCGGGAACCGTCTCAAGGCACTTGAGGAAAACGGTGGGCTAGAGCGAATTGAAGAAGAGTCGAAAGCACGGTATCAATCCTATGCGGAACGGCTCACGGGTGTCGCTTTGCCTCGCGCTACTCGGAACCGGACTTATTACGTCGATCCCAGCATTACGATTCCCTATGATATCAAGGACAGCCAAGGCCGCCTCCTATACCCGGCCGGCACGACGGTGAACCCGCTGGAACATATGAACCTCTCGAAAAAGCTGATATTTTTCGATGGCGATGACCCGGCACAAGTGGAATGGACACGATCCATACTCAAACAGAATCCGGCGCAAATAAAACTGATCCTCACCAATGGACCAGTCATGAAATTAATGAAAGAATGGCAAGCGCGATTGTATTTCGATCAGCGCAATCGGTTGGCAAGCCGGTTCGGCATTCAGGGGGTGCCGGCGGTAGTAAGTCAGGATGGGTCGCGACTTAAAGTGGTAGAACATAATCTCAACAATCGAGACTGAACTATCTTCGACTCGCTGTAATCTTGTGAATCCATCCAACATGTATCTCTATCTTTTATACTATTTTTCCATGAATGCGGGTTCCTAACGTTGTTAGGACTATCTGCGATAGCGTGTTCGCCAGTCGTCCCAATCCCTCGTGGCGTCCAGCATCTCATCCTGCAAGTACAGTAGTACTAAAACCTGTCCTGACCGATAGGGAATGCATTCTTCCCTGATCTCGTACCTGTGTGCGTCGGAGTTCTCGAACCAGACGTCCGCAGGTTGTTTTCCAGAGCCAGAAGTGGTGTTGCGCCCTCGTACGTAGTCGATAGCAAACGTATCATCATCAAGCTTTTGCTTTAACTTCCACCGTGATGGCACCATCGGAGCAGGCAAGGACCATTCCCAGCCCTCAGCCGAGTAGCAACATAAGATTACTGGAAAATCGTCCATCAAAGTGACTCGAAAAGCCATCGCCGCGTCACTTGTCGAGAAGTCTTCGGCGAGCCCGTTAATATCGTCCAGAGACAACACACGAAGCTTACCGATTTTAGGTCGCAATAATGACGTGGGCATCAGGAGGTGGGCGGAGAATTCATCCGCCTGTTTTTCCTTCCGCTTATCCGCTTTCGTGTAGTTCCCGAAGTCCTGTGCCCGGCAGTAGAACGACTGCCCACGGTGCATCGACCAGTGCCCAAACTCGTGTCCAATTGAGAATCGGTCGCGCCCCTTGTTACCCGAGGGGCTGATCGTGGCGATAGCACGGTCCCCGATGCCTAGTAGCGTTGCAGAACAACCGTTGAGCTTGCGGAATTGGACCTGCATCTCGGCATCGATGGCTATCGCTTCTACATCGATGTCCCTAGGATCGCGAATCATAAATCCATCGATGATGGACTCCGCCAGCTCTCCAGGTTTCACTCTTCGCTGTCCTCAGCGTCTGCATTGGACGCTTTTTCAAGGCTTTTGGCTTGATTAAAGAGATCCAGCACATCCGAATCTGACAACTCATTCAGGCCGCGTGCAGCAAGGGTGAGATTAGGGTGGGATTCCAGGTACCTCTTGGCCTCTTCCACAGAAGGAGGAGTAATGATTTCTCGAGTCTTTGAGACGACAGAAAGCTTGTGCTTTGCATCCGCCATGCGCAGCTTCCCAGCCTCCCCGCGCGCACTTTTTAGAAGGTGTTCACCAAGCTTGACGAGCTCTTCGGCGTTCTCGCCTTCAAGCACGTCTGTGTCGGACATTGTCCGCAGTTCTTCGACGAGTGCGTCCAGGAATTGATCATTCCTGGTTTTGTCTCCGTTGGGGTTGGTCATGGCTCACTCCGGTCTGTCTTAAGCGCGGCAAGTCGCCGGCTTAATCGCTTGCGCGTTGCGTCGTATGTTTTACTGTCCCAGCCAAGTTCCTTTGCGATATCCATACCGGTCAGACCCTCAGCAAGAGCTTCTACGAGTAATTCCAGCATTTCGTCGCCCTTGACCGCATTCTGAACTACAGCCAGGTCCGACTCGGCCTCGACCGTACGGGCAGGGTTTGTCTCCGCACTTATGCCTTCCGCAAGTGGCGAGGGTTCTTCTTTGGAGTCGTCATCAGAAGGGGCACCAACGTCGTCGGCCAAGACATAGTCCTCCTTCTTGCGCGCGTTAGACGCGATGCTCCGCATCACGCCACTGAGTATCACAAGGGTCGGGAGCTCGCGCGGCCAAGTCCGCGCTCCCGACATCAAGCGGACCATCGCTTCTTGCAGTAGGTCCTTTTCATTCATGGCCGGCAAACCATGGGCTCTTACGCGTGCGACTTTCAACGCACGGGCCATTTCGCCAGGGTCCTGCACAAAACTAGCCAATGCAGCGTTCACTTCAGAGTGCTGCAAATGTTTCGGCGGTTCGGGTTCTGGCACCAGCATAGGTCGGCCTCTTCCTGTCTTTAAGTACTTAGGCTCGTCTGAACGTAGTTCCGGACGCGACAACGAAAATTTTTTTCTCGTCCAAATGGCCTCGCCGAAGAGCACTACCTAGTAAGGGCGAGTGAACAGCACCCGCTCATTACCTATCCAGTCACAAAAGGGAGAATATACGCTTATGAATCCAAATGTTAATAGCCAGCACGTGGCACACATCCATATCGATAAGAGGCTCTACGAGTCACCTACTCCGACGACTGGCGCGGCACTTTACGTGCTCGCCCACGTCCCGGCCGTACTGCAACTTTTCAAGGAAGAACATGAACATAACGACGATTCTCCGATCGCCAACGACGGCACCACAGTCGTGCTCAAGAACGGCGACCACTTCCGTACCGGCAAGCCCGAGCCGGCCGGCACAACCATCTACGTGAACACCGATCCAGTCGTCTGGGACCGCCCGCAGATCAGCTATGACGAGCTGGTGAAGCTAGCATTCCCGAACGGTCCATTCGACGACAACGTGCGTTATAGCATCACGTGGACCAAGCCAGATGGCTCGGAAGGTGCCATGCTTAAGGGCGGCAAGGTCAAGGTTGTCGACGGGATGAAGTTCGATGTCCGAAACACCGACAAGTCTTAATCCTGATCTGGCGAAGCTGGAGACGGAGGGATACCGCCTCCGCATCGTCCGCGGCGTTGCCAACCACCTCATCGTCGAGGGCATCCCCGCTGTGAACACCGAGGGCGAGGTCGTCTACGGCGACCTGTACACCCCGCTGGAAATTGACGCCGATAGCAAGGTTAGACACCCGGTGGCGAACCACCAGTGCTGGTGGATCGGCAACGACCCACCATGCGATTACACCGGCAGGACCTTGGATGAGCTCATCGCAAACACGGAGCCCGAGGACAAGGGCGATGGCATTAAAACTCGGGTCGGCATGTCCAGGAAGCTAAAATCTGGTAACGGTCCGATTCCCTATCCCGACTATTACATCAAGCTGACCACCTACATCGCCTTGATCTGGCCGCCTGCCGTCCAAATCAATCCCACCTGCACACCAAAGCTCGATAGGCCTGTCCCAGCCGTAGTCGAAGCTCAGGCAAGCGTCTTCTATTACCCAGATATGGCAACCACTCGAGCGGGGATTGGAGCCGCGACGGCAAAGCTCCTCGTCGGCAAGTTGGCGATCATCGGGCTAGGCGGCACGGGATCGTACATACTCGACCTCGTTGCCAAGTCCCCTGTGGGGGAGATACACCTCTTCGATGGCGACGAGCTCGAACTCCACAATGCCTTTCGTGCGCCTGGCGCCCCCGCCAAGGAGGATCTTACGAAGCCGAAAAAGGTCGACTGGTTCGGTACCATATACGACCGCATGCGCAAGGGCATCGTACGACATCCCTATCACGTCAAGTCACCGCAGCTGGCTGAGCTTCGCGACATGAGTTTCGTTTTCCTTGCCATAGACGATCCCAAAGCGAAAAAGGTGATTGTGGACTTTCTCTTGTCGGAAAAGATTCCGTTCATTGATGTCGGGATGGATGTATCGCTGGATCGCGATGTTGCTCTGAGAGGTCAGGTTCGGATTACAGTTGGCACTCCCACTGTAAATGCCCACATCGAGCAGGTCGTGTCGTTTGCCGACGGCTCAGAAAACAACATATATCGGAATATCCAGGTGGCGGACTTGAATATGCTGAACGCCGCATTCGCGGTCGTCCGATGGAAAAAGTGGTTGGGATTCTATGGCGACGATGCCAACGAATACCACAGTCTCTACAACGTCCAGACCGGCAGTCTGATAAAGGGCGTAGTGCTGTGAGGATTAGCACAATTAGGCCCATCTACGTGGAGTCCTTCCCCAAGACACTGGAGAATGGGATCCTTTATATCTCGCGGCAGTTCAGCACCGCCTGCCATCGTTGCTGCTGCGGGTGTGGAACCAAGATCGTCACGCCCCTTCGCCCCACCGAGTACCGCCTTACCGATGTCGGTGGGAAAATCTCTCTCTACCCGTCGATCGGGAACTGGAATCACCCATGCCAATCACATTACGTGATCCGTAACAGCCAGGTGATAAGGGCACGAACCATGGGACAAACGGAGATCGAAGAAGGCCGCGCATACGATGAGGCTGAAAAGCGTGACTACTACTTACAACCAGCGCAGTCTTGGCTTACTGACATCTGGAACTGGATCAAAAGCTTGTTCCATTAGAAAGGTCTAATCGACCATAATTTTAACGATGCGAATAGCAAACGGGTGTTACACCGCTAGCCCGTATCGATGTCGACCTGTTTCGAGTCAATCATTTCACATCCTCGAAACCTGTCCTAAAACCTCCTCGCGCCTGAAATAACGTTTTTTCTTCCTCTCTGCACCGCGGCTGCCCACGATGGGCGCCATGAAACACCCGCTATTCCATCGGGGTCTATTCGTAATAGGCCTGACCGTGCTGCTGACCTGCCTACCCACACCACAGGCATCTGCCGACCCGCCCTGCTACGGGCGTTTCCCCAACCCCTTCACCGACGTGTGCTGGAAATGCGTATTCCCAATCAGCATCGGACCACTCAAGGTGAATTTCGGTATGGAGGATTCCGGTGATAGCGTTCCTCTGATCTGTACCTGTCCTGCCCCGCCACCCGTTTTTATCCGGATCGGATTTGGCGCCGGGTTCTGGGAGCCGGCACGGGTCGCCGAGGTGGTACGTACGCCGTTTTGTTCACCCCTGTTGGGTGGAGTCACCTTGGGATCATTAGCTGCCCCTGCAGGCACTAATGCCAAGACCAGCGACAGGAAGGAAGCCTTCTACCACGTTCACTGGTACATCTATCCCCTGCTCTCATGGATGAACTTGCTGACGGATATCTCCTGCGTAAAGCCGGAATCCTTCGACGTGCTCTACCTCACCGAGTTAGATCCGCTGTGGGAGGATGACGAGCTCGCCTTCCTGATCAACCCGGAGGCAGCACTGTTCGCGAACCCCGCCGCCCAGGCCGCCTGTGCCGCCGATTGCGTCGCGGCCACCACGGGATTTCCGCTTGATCCCTTGTTCTGGTGCGCCGGTTGTCAGGGATCCATGTATCCCATCGACGGTAACGTGAAACACCACGAAGGCGGTGTGGATAGTTCCCTGCTTCTGGTGCAGCGCATGGCAGCGAAGCTCCACCGCCAGATGCTGGAGCTGGATACCTCCAGCCAAGCAGCGATGTGTCTGCCCTTGCCCCTGCCCATCCTGCGCAAATCCCAATACAAGACGCAGATGCTGTATCCCATTCCCACACCCTTTACCGCGCAGCCATTCGGCCGCGTGACGATTCCCTGGGCGGCGGGACACGAGTTTCCGGTCCGCGGCGAGGACTGGGCCTATCTCGTCTGGAGAAAGAAAGTATGTTGCGCATTCTGACCACGATGATGTCTATCGGACTTTGCCTGATGACGGCTCCGACCTTGTGGGCAGCAACGCCTACTGGGGAGGACCTTAACTCCGCAACTACTCGCTCTCAGGATGCCGTCGAGCAGGCAAGGCGTCTAAGCAAGGACGAGGATTTCAACCGACAGATTCGAATAAACGGGGAACAGGGCATCGCGGACGCCAATCGCGCTAGCCAAGACAGGGTATCCGGATCGGCCAGTGTGATTGCCCCCGTTGTTGACGTAAGGTCCCTGACCAAAGCACAGGAAGATATTCGAGCCTTACTCGCCGATCCGCAACTGACCATTCCACAAGATTCAACCTCCGGGGATGGAGATCCACCTCCACTGGTATTCATCTCCTTTTCCATGCCGGATGATTCTCTGCGTGCGCTGCTGCGCGATGCCGAGCGCACGGGTTCACCGCTGGTGCTGCGCGGGATGGTGGATAACTCCATGAAGCGCACCGTGGAGCGTATAGGGGAACTGCTGGGCACCGGAAAACCCGGCAAGGATGT contains these protein-coding regions:
- a CDS encoding TraU family protein; amino-acid sequence: MGAMKHPLFHRGLFVIGLTVLLTCLPTPQASADPPCYGRFPNPFTDVCWKCVFPISIGPLKVNFGMEDSGDSVPLICTCPAPPPVFIRIGFGAGFWEPARVAEVVRTPFCSPLLGGVTLGSLAAPAGTNAKTSDRKEAFYHVHWYIYPLLSWMNLLTDISCVKPESFDVLYLTELDPLWEDDELAFLINPEAALFANPAAQAACAADCVAATTGFPLDPLFWCAGCQGSMYPIDGNVKHHEGGVDSSLLLVQRMAAKLHRQMLELDTSSQAAMCLPLPLPILRKSQYKTQMLYPIPTPFTAQPFGRVTIPWAAGHEFPVRGEDWAYLVWRKKVCCAF
- the trbC gene encoding type-F conjugative transfer system pilin assembly protein TrbC — encoded protein: MLRILTTMMSIGLCLMTAPTLWAATPTGEDLNSATTRSQDAVEQARRLSKDEDFNRQIRINGEQGIADANRASQDRVSGSASVIAPVVDVRSLTKAQEDIRALLADPQLTIPQDSTSGDGDPPPLVFISFSMPDDSLRALLRDAERTGSPLVLRGMVDNSMKRTVERIGELLGTGKPGKDVVDGPAPSLAIDPTLFERFGVDKVPTFILLLDAAAPCTPAGCPVPDHLKLAGDVSLAYALGVMAREGTGTPLGLRAEQWHKRLEAQP